The proteins below come from a single Acidobacteriota bacterium genomic window:
- a CDS encoding helix-turn-helix domain-containing protein, with translation MTTNRALPAFLTTEEVLACLKVTPRTVYRLIQAGELPAVRVGRQWRFRRSDLDQWLSTRETGRPGTR, from the coding sequence ATGACCACAAACAGGGCTCTGCCGGCGTTTCTGACCACCGAGGAAGTGCTCGCGTGCTTGAAGGTGACCCCCAGAACCGTCTATCGCCTGATCCAGGCGGGCGAGTTGCCCGCGGTGCGCGTCGGGCGGCAGTGGCGTTTCCGGCGGTCTGACCTCGACCAGTGGCTGAGCACGCGCGAAACCGGGCGCCCGGGGACGCGATAA
- a CDS encoding response regulator, whose product MIEEAFLTTEEVLEYLQVNLRTVYRLIKAGKIPAVRVGRQWRFRRSDIDAWLDSQRARGQRHALAQAKAAPAPAAAAITGRPRILVADDEASIRELLSKTLALADYDVDVAHDGRAALERLRTTHYDLLVVDLKMPGADGLTVIREARRYRADLPVIIITGYSTEASAIEAINLGVSGYLTKPFRIPKVLATAAKALGEQG is encoded by the coding sequence ATGATTGAAGAGGCATTCCTGACGACCGAAGAGGTACTGGAGTACCTCCAGGTGAATCTCCGTACGGTCTACCGGCTCATCAAGGCAGGCAAGATCCCGGCGGTGCGCGTCGGGCGGCAGTGGCGGTTCCGGAGGAGCGACATTGACGCGTGGCTCGACAGCCAACGCGCGCGCGGGCAGCGGCATGCCCTTGCCCAGGCGAAGGCCGCGCCGGCGCCTGCGGCCGCCGCGATCACCGGACGCCCGCGCATCCTGGTGGCGGATGACGAGGCGAGCATCCGCGAGCTCCTGTCGAAAACGCTGGCCCTCGCCGACTACGACGTCGATGTCGCCCACGATGGCCGGGCGGCGCTCGAGCGCCTCCGGACGACGCACTACGATTTGCTCGTGGTCGATCTCAAGATGCCCGGAGCGGACGGGTTGACGGTGATCCGCGAAGCGCGCCGCTACCGCGCCGACCTGCCGGTCATCATCATCACCGGGTATTCCACCGAGGCGAGCGCCATCGAAGCCATCAACCTCGGGGTCTCGGGTTACCTGACGAAGCCCTTCCGCATTCCGAAGGTCCTGGCCACCGCCGCCAAGGCGCTCGGCGAACAGGGTTGA
- a CDS encoding sigma-70 family RNA polymerase sigma factor, producing MSWTDEELVARSIEGDLESFNQLVLRWERPIYALAYRVIGREDDARDVCQETFLRAFRAIKGFKGQAKFSSWLYRIALNLCRDWIRRERRAPLVRAPEGLDPMDLASELPSPAESLDETVSRREVSRSVARAMASLPEEQRTAIILKEYHGLTFQEIADLLGCPLSTVKTRLYQGLSVLRRELGPDGSRVTPFARRAAAR from the coding sequence TTGTCCTGGACAGACGAAGAACTGGTCGCGCGGTCGATCGAGGGGGACCTCGAGAGCTTCAACCAGCTCGTGCTCCGCTGGGAACGGCCGATCTACGCCCTGGCCTACCGCGTCATCGGCCGGGAGGACGATGCGCGTGACGTCTGCCAGGAGACGTTTCTGCGGGCGTTCCGCGCCATCAAAGGGTTCAAGGGCCAGGCGAAATTCTCGTCATGGCTGTATCGGATCGCGTTGAACCTGTGCCGCGACTGGATCCGGCGGGAGCGGCGCGCCCCGCTCGTGCGGGCCCCCGAGGGGCTGGATCCGATGGATCTCGCCAGCGAGCTGCCCTCGCCGGCCGAGTCCCTCGACGAGACGGTCTCGCGCCGCGAGGTGTCCCGCTCGGTCGCGCGCGCGATGGCGTCGCTGCCCGAGGAGCAGCGCACCGCGATCATCCTGAAGGAGTATCACGGCCTGACGTTCCAGGAAATCGCGGACCTGCTCGGCTGCCCATTGAGCACGGTGAAGACGCGGTTGTACCAGGGGCTTTCCGTGTTGCGGCGTGAGCTCGGGCCCGACGGCTCGCGCGTCACGCCGTTCGCGCGTCGCGCGGCGGCGCGGTGA
- a CDS encoding PAS domain-containing protein has translation MPDTPTGGDLSGRLHELERVRRHDLALRDVIGAFAGDLSSTLNLPASLSRLCGGAAPLFDAHRVAAWMHDRRARDLVFEASSDPAPPEVTRISLATPSRSPIAVALRQERPAFLTLGGVRALAVPLRGRRRALGLLLFERLGPGPLTAPDLLEQAAELGRQVSATIENTVLFEDVLRSRRELENTFNSLTDLVVVCDRDLRVANANRAFRERIAAAGGETHNRPIVEVVGPELGAWLRGLKFTTAPPGREFTIDITDPVLGGRFAVRATPLHGPDRGVLGLVVVARDRTQELRLEAERAALGERLAQAEKLAALGQFVAGVAHELNNPLQGVLGHVELIRARGPVPRSILPELRVVRREAERAAKIVNNLLVFAGSRRGTRRRVNLNGIATRTVSLRSRAARAGGIEIIRRLARNLPPVRGNAHLLQQALLNVVLNAEHAVAGASKRGRIRITTRAEKRGTVAALEIEDNGPGIPPDVLPRIFDPFFTTKEVGQGTGLGLAIVYGIVHDHGGEITAGNRPGGGAVFRIVLPGATIKSRPGS, from the coding sequence ATGCCCGATACTCCGACCGGCGGCGACCTTTCCGGCCGCCTTCACGAGCTGGAGCGCGTGAGGCGGCACGACCTTGCGCTGCGGGACGTCATCGGTGCGTTCGCAGGCGACCTGTCTTCCACGCTGAACCTGCCGGCGAGCCTCTCACGACTGTGCGGCGGGGCGGCGCCCCTGTTCGATGCCCATCGCGTGGCCGCCTGGATGCACGACCGCCGCGCGCGCGACCTCGTGTTCGAGGCTTCGTCCGACCCCGCTCCCCCGGAAGTGACGCGGATTTCGCTCGCCACCCCCTCTCGCTCGCCGATCGCCGTGGCGCTCCGCCAGGAGCGGCCTGCCTTTCTGACACTCGGGGGGGTCCGCGCGCTCGCCGTTCCGCTCCGCGGGCGCCGGCGCGCGCTGGGGCTGCTGCTGTTCGAACGGTTGGGCCCCGGTCCCTTGACTGCTCCAGACCTGCTCGAGCAGGCCGCAGAGCTGGGACGCCAGGTCTCGGCCACGATCGAGAACACCGTGCTCTTCGAGGACGTGCTGCGCTCGCGGCGCGAACTCGAGAACACGTTCAACTCGCTGACCGATCTGGTCGTCGTCTGCGATCGCGATCTGCGGGTCGCCAACGCGAACCGTGCCTTCCGCGAGCGGATTGCGGCGGCGGGCGGAGAGACGCACAACCGACCCATCGTGGAGGTGGTCGGGCCGGAACTCGGCGCGTGGCTGCGCGGGCTGAAGTTCACCACCGCGCCGCCGGGACGCGAGTTCACGATCGACATCACCGATCCGGTGCTCGGCGGAAGGTTCGCGGTGCGCGCGACGCCGCTTCACGGGCCGGATCGCGGCGTGCTGGGGCTCGTCGTGGTCGCGCGGGACCGGACGCAGGAATTGCGCCTCGAGGCCGAGCGCGCCGCCCTCGGCGAGCGGCTCGCGCAGGCGGAAAAACTCGCCGCGCTCGGCCAATTCGTGGCGGGCGTCGCGCACGAGCTCAACAATCCGCTGCAGGGCGTGCTTGGCCACGTGGAGCTGATACGCGCCAGGGGACCGGTGCCGCGATCAATCCTGCCGGAGCTTCGCGTCGTGCGGCGCGAAGCAGAACGTGCCGCCAAGATCGTGAACAACCTGCTCGTGTTCGCCGGCTCGCGCCGCGGCACGCGCCGGCGCGTCAACCTGAATGGGATCGCGACCCGCACGGTGTCGCTGCGGAGCCGCGCGGCGCGCGCGGGGGGGATCGAGATCATCCGGCGCCTGGCTCGCAACCTGCCCCCGGTCCGCGGCAACGCCCACTTGCTCCAGCAGGCGTTGCTGAACGTCGTGCTCAACGCGGAGCACGCGGTCGCCGGCGCCTCCAAGCGCGGCCGGATCCGCATCACCACGCGCGCCGAAAAGCGGGGAACGGTGGCCGCGCTCGAAATCGAGGACAACGGCCCCGGCATCCCGCCGGACGTGCTCCCCCGAATCTTCGATCCGTTCTTCACCACGAAGGAAGTCGGTCAGGGCACCGGACTCGGCCTGGCGATCGTCTACGGGATCGTGCACGACCACGGCGGGGAAATCACGGCCGGGAATCGGCCGGGTGGTGGCGCGGTGTTTCGCATCGTACTGCCCGGCGCTACAATAAAGTCCCGTCCCGGCTCTTAG
- a CDS encoding ABC-F family ATP-binding cassette domain-containing protein → MIQLANLQKSFGDRVLFEDVSWQLQRRDRVGLTGPNGAGKTTLLRMLAGLDELDKGQIVKPNNLTIGYLPQDGLVHAGHTLLEEASLAFAPLIEMKAQLHEIEARLGDASLSEEAHDAALARYAELQETFRAQDGYTVDLKVATVLRGLGFSDEDHGRPTETFSGGWQMRIALAKLLLARPGLLLLDEPTNHLDLEARNWLEEYLHEYPHAVILVSHDRFFLDAVVTRIAEVSLRTLTDYPGNYSQYLAERDARLERLRQAKKRQDEEVARVKAFIDRFRYQATKAAQVQSRIKLLEKVVPIEVPAERKKAHFSFPACPKSGRMVLELKHVGKAYGSKVVFRQVGLHIERGDRIALVGPNGSGKSTLMRMLSGVEAPDTGTREEGHQVVMQYFAQDEATRLEPARNVYETLEAGSPMTMVPAIRNILGGFLFSGDDIYKKVGVLSGGERTRLAVARMLLRPANLLLLDEPTNHLDLDSKDVLLDALIEYGGTLIFVSHDRYFVDRLATKVVEIGGGDAVLYPGNYEEFLWSKRQQEEKGTRQVPEARGRRPGSKGQKPEARGQMAEARGQARQEKKILDARARRLQRENDALKKTIADLEARIAERERTIKELEAAMAAPGFYEDREAARPVIDRHQALMWEVGDLMHQWEEISQSAARLTES, encoded by the coding sequence GTGATCCAGCTAGCCAACCTCCAGAAATCGTTCGGCGACCGCGTCCTGTTCGAGGACGTGTCCTGGCAGCTCCAGCGTCGCGACCGGGTGGGCCTGACGGGCCCCAACGGCGCCGGGAAGACGACTCTACTGCGCATGCTCGCCGGCCTGGACGAGCTTGACAAGGGGCAGATCGTCAAGCCCAACAACCTGACGATCGGCTACCTGCCCCAGGACGGCCTCGTGCATGCCGGCCATACGCTGCTCGAGGAGGCGTCGCTCGCCTTTGCGCCGCTGATCGAAATGAAGGCGCAGCTGCACGAGATCGAAGCGCGCCTCGGCGATGCGAGCCTCTCCGAAGAGGCGCACGACGCCGCCCTGGCGCGCTACGCCGAGCTGCAGGAAACCTTTCGCGCGCAGGACGGCTACACGGTCGACCTGAAGGTGGCGACGGTCCTTCGCGGCCTCGGGTTCTCAGACGAGGATCACGGCCGGCCCACCGAGACGTTTTCCGGCGGCTGGCAGATGCGCATCGCGCTCGCCAAGCTGTTGCTCGCGCGCCCGGGACTGCTGCTGCTTGACGAGCCCACGAACCATCTCGATCTCGAGGCGCGTAACTGGCTCGAGGAGTATCTCCACGAGTACCCGCACGCCGTCATCCTGGTGTCGCACGATCGCTTCTTCCTCGACGCGGTCGTCACGCGAATCGCCGAAGTCAGCCTGCGCACGCTGACCGACTACCCCGGAAACTATTCGCAGTACCTGGCCGAGCGCGACGCGCGCCTCGAGCGGCTGCGCCAGGCGAAGAAGCGGCAGGACGAAGAGGTCGCGCGCGTCAAGGCTTTCATCGATCGCTTCCGGTACCAGGCGACCAAGGCTGCACAGGTCCAGAGCCGCATCAAGCTGCTCGAAAAAGTCGTCCCGATCGAGGTGCCGGCCGAGCGCAAGAAGGCGCACTTCAGCTTTCCGGCCTGCCCGAAGAGCGGCCGCATGGTGCTGGAGCTGAAACACGTCGGGAAGGCGTACGGGTCGAAGGTGGTGTTCCGCCAGGTCGGCCTGCACATCGAGCGCGGCGACCGGATCGCGCTCGTCGGCCCGAACGGCTCGGGCAAGTCCACGTTGATGCGGATGCTCTCCGGCGTCGAGGCGCCCGACACCGGCACGCGCGAGGAAGGGCACCAGGTCGTCATGCAGTACTTCGCGCAGGACGAGGCGACGCGGCTCGAGCCGGCGCGCAACGTGTACGAGACGCTCGAAGCCGGCTCGCCCATGACCATGGTGCCGGCGATCCGCAACATCCTTGGCGGCTTCCTGTTTTCCGGCGACGACATCTACAAGAAAGTGGGCGTGCTCTCAGGCGGAGAGCGGACGCGGCTCGCCGTCGCCCGCATGCTGCTGCGGCCGGCCAACCTGCTGCTCCTCGACGAACCGACGAACCACCTGGACCTGGATTCCAAGGATGTCCTCCTCGACGCGCTGATCGAGTACGGCGGGACGCTCATCTTCGTGTCTCACGACCGCTACTTCGTGGATCGCCTCGCCACGAAAGTGGTCGAGATCGGGGGGGGCGACGCCGTGCTCTATCCCGGCAACTACGAGGAGTTCCTGTGGAGCAAGAGGCAGCAGGAGGAGAAAGGCACGCGACAGGTACCGGAGGCCAGAGGCCGGAGGCCCGGCTCCAAAGGCCAGAAGCCGGAGGCCAGAGGCCAGATGGCAGAGGCCAGAGGCCAGGCACGTCAGGAAAAGAAAATCCTCGATGCGCGCGCGCGGCGGCTCCAGCGAGAGAACGACGCGCTGAAGAAAACGATTGCTGACCTCGAGGCGAGAATCGCCGAGCGCGAGCGCACCATCAAGGAACTCGAGGCCGCGATGGCCGCCCCGGGCTTCTACGAAGACCGGGAAGCCGCGCGCCCGGTGATCGACCGCCACCAGGCGCTCATGTGGGAAGTCGGGGACCTGATGCACCAGTGGGAGGAAATCAGCCAGAGCGCCGCGCGACTGACGGAATCGTAA